ATCACCATCTGCAGGAAAAAGCCCACCAGCCCGGCGTGCACGTGGGAAGGGCGGAAGGACCCCACCAGGTTGGGGAAGAGGTAAAAGAGGGTGCCCAAGAGAGCGGCGTAGAGGAGGTAGAAAAGGGCTGCCCGGATGAAGAGGAAGTGCCAGAAACCCATGGGCCTAGAGGGCCTACCCCCCTTTTCGGATCAGGATCTTCACCTGCCCCGGGCCCAGGTCCTTGAGAAGGTAGGCGTGCCCCTCCTCCTCGAGGCGGGCCAGGAGGTGCACGGGACGGCGCACGTGGTGGACCAGGAGCTTCTCCCCGGGCTTCAGTTTGGCAAGGGCCTCCAGGATCCGCATCATGGGCAAGGGAGGCTCTAAATTTTCCTCAATGTAAACCTCGGCCTGGTAGCTTTCCCAGTCCACCTCACTAAGGGCAGGGCTGGAAGGGACACCGCCCCCTTTCCCCGCCCCCTGGCGGTAAAAGTGCACCCGGTAGTGCCTCTCCCCAAGCCGCTCGCACCAGGCCAAAAAGCCCTGCTTCCCCAGGACCTTGTAAAGGGGAATCGGCTCAAAGAGCACCTCCAGAACCAGCTTCTCCCCCGGCTTCACCTCCTGGGCCGCCGCCATGATGGCCTGGAAGGGTTCCCCTCCCTTCTCCAGAATGGGCCGCACGTCCAGGTGGAAACCTAGGGGAGCGGAAAGCCAAGAGGGAGGGGGTGTACCCAGGAGGCTTTCCCCTTCCCTGGCCACCGGCACCGCCGGCCCGGCCTCCACCCCCAAGGCCCGGTTGAGGCGAGCCACCAGTTCCTCCGGCTCTAGCCCCCCGATCCTGGCCGCCTGGGCCACGGTGACCAAGTTGGGCATAGTCCTGCGCAAGAGGGGGTTTTTGAGCTTCTGGAAGGCGGGACTCGCCTCCACCAGGACCTCGAGGAGGTGGGGCCAGCGCCTTAAGACCTCGGCCACCTTCATCTCGGGCCGGACTACCTCTTGCCGATCCTCACCCGCCATACCTCCGGTCCCTCCTCCAGGTACGCCCAGTCCACCTGCCCCGGCCTTTCCGCCATGAGCTGGTAGTAAAGGGGCTTAGGGTCGTGGTCGTTGACCAGGACAAAGCTCTCTCCGGCCTTCAGGTTGTCAAACAAAGCGAAAATCCGGGGATGCCGCTCCCGGGGAGGTAGGTTACGCACATCCAGCTCCATGCTTTAAGCCTCGCCTGCCTCTCCCTTCCCCGCCATGACCTGGGTCAAGGGAAGACCCGGGCAAGGATGCCCTTGCCCGGGAGCTTTCTCTAGCCGATCCTCGCTCTGGCTTGCTCTCCGACCACCCCGAGGTAGACCTTCCGGCAAAGCCTTATCGGGGCCCCCACCCTGGCCCTGCCAGGGTGGGGTGGCATCAGCAGGGCTTCTCCGCCCCCTTGCGGGCGTAGTAGTACCAGTTCAGGAAGAGGTTCAAGGCGTAGAAGACCATGAGGCCATAGAAGAAGGCGGTAAACCCTCCGGTGGCCTTCTGGGTGTAACCAGCAAGGGTAGAGAAGATGAAAGGCCCATAGGCAGCGATGGCCGCCGTCCAGCCGATAACCCCCCCCGCCTGCCTGGGCGGGAAGATCATGGGCATCTGCTTGAAGGTGCTGGCGTTCCCCACCCCGCTGAAGAAGAAGACCAGGAGCATGGAAAGGACAAAGAGGGGGAACTGCTCCAGGGAGGTGGGCCGGGTGAAGAGGGTGACCAGAAGGGCGGCAAAGAAGATCCCGATGGCGGAAACCTGGGTGACGATGGCCCCGCCGTAACGGTCCGAGATGGGCCCGGCGATGACGCGGGCTAAAGAGCCCACCAAGGGGCCTAAGAAGGCATACTTCAAGGGGTCTGGAGCCCCGTCAAACTTCCCGTAGACCTCCCGGATCAAAAGGGGAAAGATGGCGGAAAACCCGGAGAAGGAGCCGAAGGTCATGATGTAGAGGCTGGTCATGATCCAGGTGTGTTTGTCCCGGAAGATGTCCAACTGCTCGCGGAAGTTGGCCCGCACCGGGACGCTCCTTAAGTACACCCAGGCCAGCCAAGACCCCACGAGGACGAAGGGCACCCAGAGGAAGGTGGCGTTCTGGAGCCAGATGGGCTGGGAAACCCCGGGCTTCGGGGTAAAGGTTTGGGGCCCCCCCAGGAGGGAGCCGAAAAGGGCGAAGCCGATGACCCAGGGGGTCACGAACTGGACCACGGAAACCCCGAAGTTGCCGATCCCCGCCTGCAACCCCAGGGCCGTCCCCTGGAGGCGCTTGGGGAAGAAGTAGCTGGTGGAGGGCATGAAGCCGGAAAAGTTCCCCCCACCGATCCCCGCCAAAAAGGCCAAGAGGAGAAGGATCCAGTAGGGGGTGTGGGTGTTTTGCACGGCAAAGCTCCAGCCCAGCAAGGGTATGAGCAAAAGCAAGGTGGAAAGAGTCACCAGGTGCCGGGTGCCCAAGATGGGGGGCAAAAAGGTCCAGATGATGCGCAAGGTGCCTCCCGCCAGTCCCGGCATAGCGGTGAGCCAGAAAAGCTGGAGGGTGGAAAGCTCAAACCCCACCTTGGGAAGCCGGACCACCAGGGCGCTCACCACGAACCAGGTGATGAAGGCCAGGGTGAGGTTAAAGGTGGTGATCCAGAGGGTGCGCCAGGCCAAGGCGGGATCCCAGCGCTTGGGGTCCTCGGGGTTCCATTCGGGGATCCAGGTGCCCTTGTAAGCCTTTATCATGGGCGGTCTCCTTTCAGTTCAAACTCGTTTTTCAGGTGCTTGGCCTCCTGCTGCAGGAGTTGCACCACGGTGATGTGCATCCACAGGAAGCTGATGGCCGTGAGCAGGAAAAGCACGAAGAAGGTCATCTGGGGCAGGCCCGTCCAGGCCTGGGCGTAGGCGAAAAGGGGCGGCAGGAAGAAACCCCCCAAGGCCCCCAGCATCCCCACCAGGCCCCCCACCGCCCCCACGTCCTTGGGGAAGTAGGTGGGGATGTGCTTGTAGACCGCCGCCTTGCCCACCCCCATGCCCACGCCGATCAGGAACACAAGGGCGGTGAAGAGCCAAACGTTCATGGTGAACTGCATGACCTCCTTTGTTCCTTGCTTGGTGTAAAGAACGATATGCCCCTCGGGCATCATGAGGATTCCTGAGGCCAGTCCGATGATGCCAAAGGTCCAGTACATGACCCGCCGGGCCCCAAAGCGGTCGGAAAGGTAGCCCCCAAGGGGCCTTAAGAGGCTTGCGGGGAAGATGAAAAGGGCGGTGAGAAGAGCCGCCTCATGGAGGGGCAGGCCGAAGACATCCACGTAGTACTTGGGAAGCCAGGCGCTTAGGGCCACATAGGCCCCGAAGACCACCACGTAGTAGAGGCTGAAGCGCCAGACCCTCACGTACCTAAGTGGCCTTAACATCTCCAGGAAAGGCCTTCCCTGGCCCGGGCGCTTATCCTGCCTGGGGGTGCCGAACCACATGAGAAAGCCCATGAGCACCAAAAGCACCGCATAGAGGAAGGGAACGAAGCGCCAGCCCCCAGGGATCAAGCCTCCCAGGTAGCCCGCTGGCGGGATGCTGGCGATGAGGGCCGGCCCGATGAACTTGGTGACGCTGGCCCCCACGTTGCCTGCGCCAAAGACCCCCAGGGCAAAGCCCTGCTGCTCCTTTGGGAACCAAGCGGAGTTCCAGGCGATGCCCACGCTGAAGGAATTGCCGGCAAAGCCCACCAAGAAAGCGTAAAGAAGGAGTTCCTGATAGCTTCCCGCCCGGGAGACCAGATAGGCGGGAATGGCGGTGAAGAAGAGCATGAGGGTGAAGACCAGCCGCCCCCCGTACCGGTCGGTGAGGATCCCGGCGAAAAGCCGCCACAGAGAGCCATTCAAGATGGCCACCGCCGAGAGCCAGGAAAGCTCTACGTCCGTGAGGCCAAACTCCTTGCGGATGGGGACCCCCAGCACCCCGAACATCAGCCACACCGCAAACATCACTGTGAAGCCGATGGTGGAGAGCCAAAGAACCCGGAGACGGTCAGGACGTTCTTTTTCCAGCTGAATGGGATCGTGAACCATGGTTCACCTCGCCAGCTTGCGCACCCAGATGACGATCTGCCAGGGCCTCAAGACGTAGCCCAAGGGCACCGTGATGATGTGGACCAGCCGGGAGAAGGGGAAGACTGCCAGGAAGACCCAGAAGTTGAAAACGTGGAGCTGGGTCCAGAAGGGCAGGTCGGCGATGAGTTCCGGCCGGGGTTTTAGGGTGAGGACGGACCAGAGGTACGGGGTCATGACCGCGGGGAACCAGTAGCTCCCGTAGCGGTAAAAGAGGGCGGTGAGGACCCCGGAAAGGGCAGACACGAGGATTACCACCAAGACCAGGTAATCCATGGAGGTGGAAGCCGCCCGCACCCGGGCCACGGAAAGCCTGCGGGTAAGAAGCACCCAGGTCCCCACCAAGGCCCAAAGCCCTAGGCCAAGCCCGGTGATCTCCAAGAGGTAAAGCCTTATGGGCACAGCGTTCCAAAGAAGAAGCCCCTTGGGAATCAAAAGCGCCAGCAAATGGCCAAGGAGCACCAGGATCAGCCCCCAGTGCATGGCGATGGAGCCATAGAAGAGGCGCTTTTGCTCCAGAAGCTGGCTGGACTGGGCGGAAACGGAAAAGGGCCTATAGACCATGCGGTAGGCGGTGACCACCACCGCCAAGGTGAGGGCGATGTAGGGGAAGATGCCAAAAAGAAGCGCATTCCAGTTCATCCTTCACCTCCTCGCCA
The genomic region above belongs to Thermus caldifontis and contains:
- a CDS encoding MFS transporter; translation: MVHDPIQLEKERPDRLRVLWLSTIGFTVMFAVWLMFGVLGVPIRKEFGLTDVELSWLSAVAILNGSLWRLFAGILTDRYGGRLVFTLMLFFTAIPAYLVSRAGSYQELLLYAFLVGFAGNSFSVGIAWNSAWFPKEQQGFALGVFGAGNVGASVTKFIGPALIASIPPAGYLGGLIPGGWRFVPFLYAVLLVLMGFLMWFGTPRQDKRPGQGRPFLEMLRPLRYVRVWRFSLYYVVVFGAYVALSAWLPKYYVDVFGLPLHEAALLTALFIFPASLLRPLGGYLSDRFGARRVMYWTFGIIGLASGILMMPEGHIVLYTKQGTKEVMQFTMNVWLFTALVFLIGVGMGVGKAAVYKHIPTYFPKDVGAVGGLVGMLGALGGFFLPPLFAYAQAWTGLPQMTFFVLFLLTAISFLWMHITVVQLLQQEAKHLKNEFELKGDRP
- a CDS encoding DUF2249 domain-containing protein yields the protein MAGEDRQEVVRPEMKVAEVLRRWPHLLEVLVEASPAFQKLKNPLLRRTMPNLVTVAQAARIGGLEPEELVARLNRALGVEAGPAVPVAREGESLLGTPPPSWLSAPLGFHLDVRPILEKGGEPFQAIMAAAQEVKPGEKLVLEVLFEPIPLYKVLGKQGFLAWCERLGERHYRVHFYRQGAGKGGGVPSSPALSEVDWESYQAEVYIEENLEPPLPMMRILEALAKLKPGEKLLVHHVRRPVHLLARLEEEGHAYLLKDLGPGQVKILIRKGG
- a CDS encoding DUF2249 domain-containing protein, with product MELDVRNLPPRERHPRIFALFDNLKAGESFVLVNDHDPKPLYYQLMAERPGQVDWAYLEEGPEVWRVRIGKR
- a CDS encoding MFS transporter yields the protein MIKAYKGTWIPEWNPEDPKRWDPALAWRTLWITTFNLTLAFITWFVVSALVVRLPKVGFELSTLQLFWLTAMPGLAGGTLRIIWTFLPPILGTRHLVTLSTLLLLIPLLGWSFAVQNTHTPYWILLLLAFLAGIGGGNFSGFMPSTSYFFPKRLQGTALGLQAGIGNFGVSVVQFVTPWVIGFALFGSLLGGPQTFTPKPGVSQPIWLQNATFLWVPFVLVGSWLAWVYLRSVPVRANFREQLDIFRDKHTWIMTSLYIMTFGSFSGFSAIFPLLIREVYGKFDGAPDPLKYAFLGPLVGSLARVIAGPISDRYGGAIVTQVSAIGIFFAALLVTLFTRPTSLEQFPLFVLSMLLVFFFSGVGNASTFKQMPMIFPPRQAGGVIGWTAAIAAYGPFIFSTLAGYTQKATGGFTAFFYGLMVFYALNLFLNWYYYARKGAEKPC
- the narI gene encoding respiratory nitrate reductase subunit gamma, producing the protein MNWNALLFGIFPYIALTLAVVVTAYRMVYRPFSVSAQSSQLLEQKRLFYGSIAMHWGLILVLLGHLLALLIPKGLLLWNAVPIRLYLLEITGLGLGLWALVGTWVLLTRRLSVARVRAASTSMDYLVLVVILVSALSGVLTALFYRYGSYWFPAVMTPYLWSVLTLKPRPELIADLPFWTQLHVFNFWVFLAVFPFSRLVHIITVPLGYVLRPWQIVIWVRKLAR